The nucleotide sequence tttttatcatatttttataatttgtttcgTTGAAATTTAAAAGATCTTTTTTGATTTCGTTTGTGACTCTTTGATCTGgacttttatttatactttcTGATGATGCGTtgtttcgtttttttttattttcaaattttttttcagctTTTTTTTCGCCTTTCTTTTGGGCTTTCCTTTcgaatttataatttcttcCTACTTTTTTCGCATCAATATAATTGTCACTATAACACGACGAACCAATATCAGCAAActtataatcatttttgtgatattttttttttaaagatgtgttataatattcttCGTGATCACTATGTTTATTGAGAGTTCCATAACTATGGTTTAGATCGTAACTATGTCTGtctatatcttttttatgtcgatttttatatttctgattcattaatttataagtaAAACCTCTATTGCCATTATTTTCATGCACATAATCTATCCAATTCGCCATATTTTGTCTTGGATATTTTGTGCATATATCATTAGGCATGTCTAAATAGTTTTTGTTGATTTCATTGAAATATGTATcaacataatttttgtaaaacaTTTGATAGTTGTTTATATTTGGATCATTCATTCCATtgttattcatataatttaaattgtgattatttgtaaaattttcCATAGGATTGTCAAATTGtttgttataataaatatgcttaTTATTGATTTgaagaattatattttttaattttatattttcggataataaattattatttatttctttttcttttgtaagtaatatatttaagtcTATTAATTTAGtattcaatattttttctgaacatacatacatatctatttttttttttaattcaccATTCTGTTCATTAATTTCTTTGTTTCTATTTGCCAACTGTTCATTGttatgtttataattatctaataatattttcatttcatttattttttttatttgagcttgttcattttcttcatacATTATTTGCTGTGCCTCCATTTCACTACGATGTCCTTTTTTTGCTTGTTCCATTTCCTCATCCTATGAAATTTCAACAAATTccaagaaaaatatattgaacTATGCAAGctactattttatttaagtGTGTCTACACTTTTTATGTCGTTAccttattttttagaaGAAATTTCAGggttttatttcttttcacTTCTTctatataacattttttatatttacttaATTCCTTTCGAATTTGTCTACTTTTAAAACTTTTtgaatttatgtttttatcaagttctttttcattatagCCAAAATGCCgtgattttattttttttttctttttcaataGGTAgctattttcctttttatttttacaaatagcTAAACTACTATCATTATGATGGTCATTactcttttttttcgttttttcttttttcctAATTCCCcaaaattttgtattcATATTTGTTAAATCGGATAAACACATTTCGCTCGATAATTGTTCAGCATAGCTATCTGAATCAAGAATTTCAGAATgtccatttttttctgaacaagtcatattttttgaagaaTAAGCTGATAATTTGGATTTACTAAATAATGAGGTTGAACTGGTATTCTTCGTATATTCGCTATCTGATTTTTGGGGGGCATGTCTTTTACGTTTGCTCTTTtctattttcttcttcttaCTATTGTGACTACTATTTTTactaacattttttttcttatttttaccTGACTCgttcatattttctaaaagaccgagtatttttttttttttttcaactttAGGAAAATGTTCTCGATCTTCTAACATGATCGATTTTAATTTGTCAATTAGACAAGCcaatttatcatttttttctgaaaattcagaataaatttttagtaACAATTGGTATACATAATCAGTGAAAATAAGAAAGTggttatgtatttttattttaatatttgacgatgaaatattattttcattttttattaatattaaattttgttttaatttatttattgtattgTTCAGaaattctttttctttaattaatttatttattaaaatatcttgttcatttattttgtcttttagtattttgttcatttgTGTAGTAtccctttttattttttctaaaaatcgaaccatatatatttcattagtctgtttttctattttcaaTTTAAGAATGTCTTTAAAAATTCGATTAATATTATCTATACAATGTATATCACTACAACATTTTGtacataatatttcttgtgtcttatttataaatacttCCTGTATcgttaatataaataacaatCCTTTTTTACTAATgctttcaaaaatatttttattatcattttctatttccgctttaaaattattaactgTATtcataaatgaaaatatttcaagacctttttctttatcacAATTATgttcaaaattttcatttcgAACATTTTCTAGAACataatttgatttttctacagtattatctatattttctaGTTCGCCAATTTCGTTTTCCAAATTTGGTAGTACttcatttatttcgttAGTGACATTATAAGAGCATTCCTTTTCATCGCATATTGTACTAATGCAATCATAATTAGTTTCACTATTTTCGATGTTATTTTctgtataattatttattgctCCATTTGGGGTTTGGCTTAATTCAGGCACTCTACTAATGCTTAGGCTTAAAGAAACATCGACATCTTTACTTAGCATCTTTACATTCCCTTCTTCATTATCTATTATTACTTTGTCAAACTCATTTTTGTCAATTAGTAtgtctttttcattttgttcacTCTTTTCACTTTCGTCACTACGTGTTTTATTTCCCTCTGGTGTGACTTTTTTGGCACCGCTACTAGTTTCACTATTATGGACTATTGAATTTTGATTTTCAtctaattttaaattgatTGGCATTCTATTTGACAATATCAATGGATTCCATTTGTGATCCAGCCAAGCTcaacattaaaaatgtgtttTACTTCCAATATAACAATGAACGATGCATGACATATAAACTATTtaccaattttttattttctaaacaatttaataatatataaaaaaatttaagtaCTATAACAATGATAAGGGAACAAAAGCCGTAGCACATTTAAGGGAAAGAAAACGTAAGacaaataatttgataaCCTTTCACCAAAAAGgaataactatttttttatatttaattgttAATTTGAAAAGTTGTGTGCAATAGACAAagatataaacataaattaaagatagaaatgaagatatagaatattgttaataataagaaaatgtatatacaaataaatatactaaCCGAAAAAGAGAGAAAAGTATTTGCTTATATTTCAAAAGTAATGTGtaaatattcttattaaacttatttaactttatttatttcaaaaaaaaattatgaaaataacgTAGACCTTTTTCACTTttgtgtgcatatatatgtccagaagaaatattttaccatttcatatatcattaaattgattttccctttttcatttttttttcaacattaaaaatgatcTTAAATGtaggaaaagaaaaatatgcgAAACATTgtgaaattatattttataccttttatgtatacatatatatgtgtgtgtatCCATacgtataataatatgagtatgtattttttccataatttttttacttaaacagtattattcatttatatatagccTTTGTTTGTAATGCTAGTAGATTATACTTCCATAAAATTGATTCCTAAGCATTTAATACCCTTGTGTGTCACATATTAATGCATACGACTTTTGCCGTCgctttaaatatttacattatttataaatacaaaaaatattttgtttgaaaaaaatgatcttattatttaaacaagaaaattattatattcattatatacattgtgtattttactttttatttaatagcTAAATGGGTATTATAATttcacatttattttatatttaaaaaagcaGAAAGAATGGGAAATAGgggaaaaaatgtaaaataaaaaaaacagtaaaagaaagaacaaaaaaacaacaaaatAAGATCGGATAAagttaatatttatgtacatattatataattttatatttcttttatatagaaaaaaaaattattatttactatctttaattttaacaatattttatacaattttaataccTCTCTTATATTTcgtctttaattttttattttctccCCCCATTTTGTAAATACTATTAACGAATAAATGaagtaaattaaaaaattgttggATATCCAAttagtttatatatacatatagattgggtaatatatttattgggcatattttttggatTTTTTTCGATTCCTTATATTAAGCTATTTAcgtattattaatttaacttcaaaatacaattttatataacattggagaaattatttatttttcatccattttttaaaaaattattgtgtaaaatatgtaccatatttatatatattgtaagTTCTAATTTAAACcaaatttacaaataaataataaaattaaatattatatatagaatattttaaaagtattaaattataaacaaatacataaaataaacaaattttgatggaaaaaaatggcTCGAAGTaaagttaaaaaagtaaagccacgaaaaaaaaaaccatTAAAACTTGACAAACAGTTTAACTGCCCTTTTTgcagttataaaaaatcagtagatattaaaatgtaaagaaaaaattataaaaataaagaaaaaaaaatgaaaaatgtcCATACATTTATTCCTAATATATTGGTTACATTTTTACATGACTGTACATAAttgttactttttttttctgaacaagcaataatatttacaacttttttattttcattataaacCTTATAGGTATAGATCTAAAGGAATAGGAGAACTGAATTGTTTGAAATGTGGAGTAAAATATGTTAGTCAAATTACAAATTTAGATGAATGTATTGATGTATATAGTGAATGGGTAGATAAATGTTTAGACGCAAACAAAAAAGGATGTGCTgaacttttttataatgacGATATAGGcctattaaataattatgaggaataaaaaaatacaactATTTTAACaagctataaaaaaatacaaccTATTTTAGCaagctataaaaaaatacaaccTATTTAACaagctataaaaaaaaatatatttttatatatatgagaCAGTAACATTCTACAATTCCCttatggaaaaaaacagttttaacaaatacaattaaaaaCTGTCTTTTTAATCCTTATATGTAGATAGATTTTTCTCAAAACAATCCCGCATAAAgttgtttatattatattcatttattatgaCTTGCACAGACacggaaaaaaaaatataagcatgcacatatttaaatatttaaatatttaaatgtgATTTGTCTGCCTATTCAGTCCGTTTTGTAACAATATAAGGATTTCATCCGATTTATGagcaaatattaaataatacaaaataagtaaacaatttagttatttattttcctaaataatttaaatagccattgttaatatattttagtgACCCTTTAATGAGGAAGCTAAATACTTTATCTTCCCAATAGCatgtatacatatgcatacacaTACTGtgtgtttatatattttcataagtgtaaaaaaagtataaccTATGTCAAGGTAGTGATAgattttgcattttttgaaaccttttttttgttcccttttttaaacataataaattttaatgaattaacttttttttttgttctaaTTCGTTAATTTGAtcgtaaaataaatattcataatgaATAGGATGCTAGCCATATATTTAAGCtggtataaatataagagaataaaaattacaagcttgttttttattgtgATATATGTAAGTATATCCTACCATCAGTGTAGGGCATTGTTGTATAATTGGGATATGACTATTTATGGTATATAACACAATtcacataatatattcacatttaataatatatggtATGGGTCTGtacttattaaaaatttccAATAACAAAggaaattaataaaaagcgcgtaatgaaaataaaaaaaaatcgctgaatttatatttcgaattatttatatatgaataaaattgagtatgcatatttttattacatgtttatttcctattttataatttttataaaattaaagggAAACcacaatataatattacgTATAATTTgggtacatatataataaaatatagttaaggtttatttaaaacatattgTGCATGtacatacataaatatattttacataagTGGCACATTTAAGTATTatgtcatttttttattcccaCAATGTGGCGAatgtttaatttattttgtttcgAATAAGTTTGCTTAcattttgaataaaatacttatattttgttatttgtttccatttatttttatttggaatacatacatattttatattcttatattttttaatctttacttcaaaataatatatatttttatacattttcaaTGATCTCACCTGCGTTTAAAAGCGCGTTTTGAattactttttaaaatatatataagacttatatatattttattttgatgtataattatatagaaGAACTTACATTCActttaaacattttttataagtatataGAGAGGGAAATATTCGTTGCACCATATTtctttgtatttattatacaagcagtatatatgtacagTTGTCCACGTATTTTAAAACGATTTATGCACATACCTGTATAGCTCAGAACAATAATTCAAGGATATTATATAGACTTGTCCCATAAGTAggcaaatattttaatgtcataaataatacgaagaaataaaagcacaattgtatatattttttcaaccaatttatataatactatattcaaatttctatgtatatatacaatgaCAACTAAAGGGAATGAAGAAATTTCAGAAATGAAATATGCAAATGGCGAAACGAACGATTTAAGAATTAATAGATGGGCTGTATTAGTATTATATTCCATTGTTGCTTCAATAGGTACTTTTGTACATGGAGGATTTAGTGGATGGCAACCAATTATATACAAGAGTGGAGCATTTAGTGAACTATGTAAACCTGGTGATGTTATAGAAAAATTTCGAGTAGatgaatttaatatttatgataCATGTGGTAATCGAGATGCAGCTGTGAATAATTTATTCAcgttatcattttttgttcatttttttttatcatcaatTAGTGGATATGTATTAGATACATTTGGAGAAAGAGTATGTTTTTTATGGGGACAAACAATATTAGCATTaggatttattttattaagtaTAATTAAACATTCCTATGCATGGTATGTCTTTTTCATATGTTTAGGTGTATCAGCtgatttatcatttatcccattattaaaattatcgAAATATTTTCACAAACAAGaatcattaatatttgGAATATTGGGATCAGCTAGATCAACTGGATTTGCAATTggatcatttttaaaaatcgcattttttaatatcttcAATTTTCAAGACAAcgaattttatattttatgtatattttatttacttaCTTGtagtttattttcttttatggtcggtttatttattgtaccaaaaaagaatattaaaatttcaCAAATGGGAAGTGAAATAGCTACTGGATCATCACATACAGATAAAAAAGCAAAAGCAGATATGATAAATGATATagataaaattgaaatgggacataaaaataatactaatttaaataatacaaataatggtagcttaattgaaaaaattaaaagtttGTGGAGacatgataaaaaatgggaatatttaataacaaCATTTATTTGCAGTACTAGTATGATTaaatttgattattttatgaaaacaaatagatcaatatttatatggaaTAACAACGATTTAACaacaatattttctatagccactattttttcatttataccTACACCATTATTTGGATACTTAGCTGGAAAATTTGGATCAGTATATAGTATTATAACAAATAATGTATTTGGATCATTagcttatttattaatattatttgattcAGTATATTGCAGAATGGcagctatatttttattctttttatatatatcatttttattttcatgcTTTTATTGCTATGttgatgaaaaatattcgaAGGAGCATTTTGGAAAATTATGTGGAATTATGTTTGCAGTCAGTgcactatttttatttttgaatttttatttgacaTATTTAACAAATGTTGTATATATCAATATGGGAGAAAGAAAATACTTCCCTGTTGCTTATGGCTTAAACGTCCTTGGAGTTATTGCTTTGTTACtatgtgtatatttaaaagttGCAGAAAAACGAGAAAAAAAGGCATTAAATGGAGCTTAACTGGATTatgcacatttttataGGTACAGTTtgctattattaattttttttttttttttttcattgaCCTTACACTTCTTTGAAAGCATGCTTATGATGTGGTGgcacatttaaaaaaatgttttccTTACCTATATATACGCATGTATTtgcatacatatgtatgtgGATGCATTTCTACAGTTGTGTTTTGTGTACTTTATTAATTCGTTTTTAAATGTTGACATTAATTAGCGCTTTTACCGCATTCGCACATAagaaatatgcatatattatggCGACTGCGAATTATATGCACATcctttattaatatttgttaAAGTTTTGCTCCACAacgaaatatttatttagttgcatattttttattatatgcatgtgcCTTATTAGTTTACACATTTAAATGCATGTTAATATGTTCGTactattttgttaattttttatgaacttACCTTTTTTATTGAGCCAATGCTTGTTACAATGCTTGTACACAACTTGGCGctgatttaaattaaaatttttaacattatcaatataaatagttatatatctttccaattttatcatttatacaattatttCAAGTTATAATActtgcaatttttttattatatttctgGCATCATTGCTTTATAGAACTTTACAAGTGACGTGAAACGCATGATTGGAAacgtatttttaaaaaaaatatgaacaaaaaaaatcttttagctattttttatgacctgttcataaatataagcTTTTTTccttaatttttatgaccCGTTCAGAATTTTTGTCATAAAAAAGGTTAGCACAAGTCTCACACACAAGTGATAGACATATATGCCCCACGAAATAGgacgaaaaaatattatcaaataattagctaattttatattatattaacaaataatagttttaaaacaaagggtaaaaaaaaaaaacgataaaataatagcTACATGCATACTTATACATACATAGatgaataattaaaaattatacatgTAAGGTATATCTTCATAAAcacaacaaaaaaaaaataaatatatttcattggTATTTAACAATTTCAGACGCCccttttatcatttttctttctcataaaaataaaaaagtgtTGTTTCTTTATTCATTCTTTCCCTTTCTTTTGAAGTACcttcaataaaatatttataaatttttttttctttgtttGTAAGTCCTTCTAAGAAATAggaatttaatttttttttattatttattaaaaagtgtATTCTTGTTTTTTCTGCTTTTCTTAATATATCGTAAAAATTAGTTGATGGCCATTCATTAGTAGGTAATAAATTACATAGTTCATATGCtgtttcaaaataaaattggttAAACAAACCAATTGTTACTGAAACCGGATCAAATTTTAAAGTTTCGATTATATCATAGTAAGAAGGAaacttaatttttataatattttttttatataattttacagcaaaaaataatgataacaCTATTTCATCGTCtacttttaatttatccTCTCGtaatccatttttatattctaaaTATGCTTCATTACTAAGTAATGATAATCCATATATATCCACTAAAGGGACACATGGAATTTCAACCAAATCAATAAAACTAAAAGGGGTATTTAtgtcttttattatttcttcaaactctaaaaaattattattgatttttatatttttcagtACGTCTTCATTCATTTTGGCACATCAAGAAGGTGCGTAAACGTGTAAATATGCCCAGCTACACAttcatatatgtttataaatattatataagtatgtatatatgcttatttgtatatatttctagGCCGTTTCACTAAATTTAGAGCATAGTATTTCCACCTcttcaaaataaaacacaTTTGTTCAAAAAAAGGTTTGCTAATTTAATATCTCGTCCTTTTTTAAGGAGTTCGTTTTTGCTTCCCCATGtatgtataatttattGACTTACTATTATATGCACTAGAgtgtgtaaaaatataaaattaataaaataaaaaatatttacgaACTGGTGGTGAGTACAATTAAACAGTTTTGAAATAACTACACATGGACACATAAATTAAacgtataaaaatatataactaaTTAATGCATAACATATCCAATCACATGGCTATGTATGGATACAACGGAAGTtcgtatattatatacatgtcCGCATTCCGCTtggaatatattaattaacacataatattaataacgaatattattgtataaTGCGTggggtatatatatgtgtgtatatatgtatacgCTTAAATATCCACGAagttgtatatatgtatgtatgcCATTATTTCTCACACGGGATGTACGTACAACAGTGATATATAACTATGCCTTGCACTAAGTTTGTGCGTGCcaaaaattaaagtaatgacttattttatatattcatgaCGATTTTGTATtcacataaaa is from Plasmodium chabaudi chabaudi strain AS genome assembly, chromosome: 8 and encodes:
- a CDS encoding transcription elongation factor 1, putative, producing MARSKVKKVKPRKKKPLKLDKQFNCPFCSYKKSVDIKMYRSKGIGELNCLKCGVKYVSQITNLDECIDVYSEWVDKCLDANKKGCAELFYNDDIGLLNNYEE
- a CDS encoding apicomplexan amino acid transporter ApiAT2, putative; its protein translation is MTTKGNEEISEMKYANGETNDLRINRWAVLVLYSIVASIGTFVHGGFSGWQPIIYKSGAFSELCKPGDVIEKFRVDEFNIYDTCGNRDAAVNNLFTLSFFVHFFLSSISGYVLDTFGERVCFLWGQTILALGFILLSIIKHSYAWYVFFICLGVSADLSFIPLLKLSKYFHKQESLIFGILGSARSTGFAIGSFLKIAFFNIFNFQDNEFYILCIFYLLTCSLFSFMVGLFIVPKKNIKISQMGSEIATGSSHTDKKAKADMINDIDKIEMGHKNNTNLNNTNNGSLIEKIKSLWRHDKKWEYLITTFICSTSMIKFDYFMKTNRSIFIWNNNDLTTIFSIATIFSFIPTPLFGYLAGKFGSVYSIITNNVFGSLAYLLILFDSVYCRMAAIFLFFLYISFLFSCFYCYVDEKYSKEHFGKLCGIMFAVSALFLFLNFYLTYLTNVVYINMGERKYFPVAYGLNVLGVIALLLCVYLKVAEKREKKALNGA
- a CDS encoding GINS complex subunit Psf3, putative → MNEDVLKNIKINNNFLEFEEIIKDINTPFSFIDLVEIPCVPLVDIYGLSLLSNEAYLEYKNGLREDKLKVDDEIVLSLFFAVKLYKKNIIKIKFPSYYDIIETLKFDPVSVTIGLFNQFYFETAYELCNLLPTNEWPSTNFYDILRKAEKTRIHFLINNKKKLNSYFLEGLTNKEKKIYKYFIEGTSKERERMNKETTLFYFYEKEK